The sequence GTTCTCAATCTTGTCCTTAACGCTCGCGATGCCATGCCAGGCGGCGGTGAGATTTGGATCGGAACGGAGCGGCTCGTCGCGACGAATTGTGCGAAAGGCGGGCCGGCGCCGGGAACCTACGCCCGGCTTCGCGTTAAGGACCACGGCTGCGGCATGCCACAGGACGTTCTGCAAAAGGTGCTGGACCCGTTCTTCACGACCAAGGGCGAGAACGGCACCGGAATGGGGTTAGCGCAGGTGCGCACTTTCATGCAGATGGTCGGCGGCCATCTGAGCATTGCCAGTGAACGAGGCACCGGAACCACAGTCGACCTGCTGTTTCCATTGCCCGACGCGGCCGCTTAGGCCTCAATGTTGCCTTCGGAGATCGCGCGCAAACCCGCAAGGGCAGGTCCCACGACACTCTCATCGGCATTTGCCGACCTCACCGAGTAAACCGGATAGGAATATTGCGGCATATCGGGTACGAGGTAGATCTCACCCGCAGCTAGATGCGGCTCCACTGCGCTCATCCTGAAATAGCCCGAGCCGCCGCTTTCGAGAACGTAGCCGAGAGCCAGGGGACCGAGATCGAAAGAGAGGTCCGGTGCGATATCTGGGAAATTCATGTCATGTTGCCGCCCGAAATCGGGCCCCCAATCCATGTAGATGTAACTCGTCTCCTCAAGGCGCTTCGCTTCCGGATCGGTTGTCACGAGCACGAGCTTTTCTTCCATCAGCAGGTCGATTCTAAGGCCGGGTCGATGCTGGGGAGCATACATGATCGCCACATCGACCATTCCCGAGGCGACCTGATTGATCAGATCCTGGGGCACGTCGACATGTACGCGCAGCGCGATGTCGGGAAGAAACTGGCGAATCCATATCACCCAGCTGAGCAGCAGTGGTTGCGCAAGAGTGACTTCGCTGCCGACCGTCAGCACAGCTCGGCGCCCTGCCGGTACTTTGACCTGTTGACGAGTGCGCTGCCATAACTGGACGAACGTTGGCGCGTGGCGCAGGAACTGCTCGCCTGCCGGCGTCAGTGACGCGCCGCCCTTGTTCCGAATGAACAGTGGCCGGCCAAGCAGTTGTTCGAGGTGACGAATCCGCGCGCTAACGGTCGTCTGAGCAACATTCAAGCGCTCGGAGGCTCGAATAAAACTTCCCGTTGAAACTATTTCCAAGAAAGTACGGGCGAGTTCAATGTCCATCTCAGTATAGCATAAAAGTTGCGCTTAAATGTCAATCAAATTCGTTTGCTAATTACTAGCCGAGCCGTAAGCTCGGGTTGAATCCAGCTAGCGCTGCATGCTGCGTAGACAGGCGGATCGAACGCGAGTGCCATCCTTGTTCGGCGCGGCGCGCTTGGCCCACTCGGCATGCGCGCAGCGACGCGCTCCTACGGCGTCGTCGTTCCCGACATCAAGATGGGGCATTTTATCGATGTGCCAGCAAGAGCTCCCTGAGAACGACGGCATCGTTGTGCGTCTCGTCACGCGCCGCATAGACGAGCGTGATCGGACCTTTAAGCGCCAGGTCGCGCAATCGATCAAATTCCTCGCGATGCGCCTCGATCTCAGCGGTATATCGCCGGCGGAACTCCTCCCAACGGGAGGGATCGTGAGCGAACCATTTCCGCAGCTCGGTGCTTGGCGCCAGCTCCTTAGCCCAATAATCAATTGCCGCATCGGTCTTCCTGACTCCGCGCGGCCACAGCCGGTCAACCAAGACACGCTTGCCGTCACTGTCCGTCGGACTCTCATAAGCACGCTTCAGTTTGACGTCCTCCCCAGAGATTTTGGTGGCCATGCACGTCGCTCCCACGCCTGCCTTCACGCAGATACGGCGCGCGTCCACATCTGCCACGACCAAATCACCTCGAACAGCGGGTCGCCAACGCATCACGCGACTATGCCAGGAGAAAAAGCGATGAAGTTCTTTGTCGACACAGCCGATATTGCCGAAATCCGCGAGCTCGCCACCGCAGGCGTTGTCGACGGGGTAACCACCAACCCGTCCTTGATCGCAAAGACCGGCCGACCGATCCGGGAGGTTGTCAAGGAGATCTGCGAAGCGATCGAGGGCCCGGTCTCAGCGGAGGTCACCGCGACTGAATTCGATGGCATGATCGCCGAGGGGGAGCAGTTGGCCAGCATAGCTGCGAATGTGGCCGTCAAGGTCCCCTCCACCTGGGATGGGTTCAGGGCTTGCCGGGCACTCAGCGAACGCGGGCTGGAGGTCAATGTTACCCTCTGCTTTTCAGCCAACCAGGCATTGTTCGCGGCGAAAGCCGGTGCCGCCTATATCTCCCCTTTCGTCGGCAGGCTGGACGACATCGGCCTCGATGGCATGGAAGTCGTCCGGGAAATTCGGGCGATCTACGACAACGACAAATCCTTCAATACGCAAATTCTGGCGTCCTCAATTCGCACGCCGCGGGCTGTCACGAAGGCTGCAATGGCGGGCGCCGATATCGCGACGGTGCCACCAGCAGTGCTTAGGAACCTGGCCAAACACCCGCTCACCGAGAAAGGACTGGTATCCTTCCTTGCCGACTGGGGCAGGACGGGGCAAGCTATTCTTTAGATGTCCTGTTGCCGCTTGTCTTGAGCGATCCAGCAGAAAAACTGCACGCAATGGACGATTATATTCGTTTGCTTAACAGACGAAGCGGCCACAAACTGGCTGGCGAGATCAAAGGCCGCGACCCGCAGAGTCGCTTTCAGCCCCCGCAACGGGCGCCATCTCGATAGCGAAGGAGAAACGAATGGCTGCTGAGCACAGAAGCATGAATGGGCCTGATCTGGCGCGGGGCATCAGACTTGCCGATCTTCCTGACGGCAGCAAGCTGGTCGGCCATTGCGGCGATGCGCAGGTGCTGCTTGTGCGCCGCGGGGAGGAGGTTTTCGCCGTCGACGCGCATTGTACGCACTACAACGGTCCGCTCGCAGACGGACTGGTGGCCGGCGACACCGTCCGCTGCCCGTGGCATCACGCATGTTTCAGCTTGAAGACCGGGGAGGCTCTGCGCGCACCCGCGTTCAGGCCGCTGGCATGCTGGTGGGTGGAACAGCGCGACGGCCATCTCTTCGTGGTTGGCAAGCGCAAGCGTACGGAAGCGGCAACGCGCGAGTTTCCCGTAGAGGCAATGCCGAAGAAGATCGTCATCATTGGTGGCGGGGCGGCAGGCTTTGCCGCCGCTGAGAAGCTGCGGCGAGAGCAATATGCCGGCAGCATCGTCATGCTCAGCGACGACGAGGCGGCGCCTGTCGACCGGCCGAACCTTTCAAAGGACTACCTTGCCGGCAAGGCGCCGGAGAGCTGGATCCCGCTACGGGGGGAGAGCTACTATTCAAGAAACCAAATCGATCTCCGTCTTGGGACGCAAGCTATGAGCATCGAACCGCGCACCCGCGAGGTCATCCTCGCGGACGGAGGCTCCGTCTCTTATGAAAAATTGCTGCTTGCGACCGGTGCAGAGCCCGTTCGCTTGACCATTCCAGGCGCCGACCAGCCCCATGTGCTCAAGTTACGCTCTCTCGCCGACTGCCGGGCCATAATCGAGCGGAGCGCGACGGCTCATCGGGTGGTCGTGCTTGGAGCGAGCTTTATCGGCCTCGAAGTCGCCGCGGCCCTGCGCGCTCGCGGCATCGAAGTCCATGTCGTTGCTCCCGACAAGCACCCGATGGGGCGGGTCCTGGGTCCGCAAATGGGCGACTTCATCCGAACCCTGCACGAGAAGAACGGGGTCGTTTTTCACCTCGAGGAGACTGCTAGCAGCATCAATGGAAACGAAGTGAAACTTCGCGGCGGCGGCACGCTGGTCGCTGACTTCCTGATCGTGGGCATCGGTGTGCGGCCACGGACGGAACTCGCTGAAACGGCAGGGTTGGCAACTGACCGCGGCGTCGTCGTGAATAGTTTTCTGGAAACCAGCGAACATGGGATCTTCGCGGCGGGTGACATCGCGCGCTGGCCCGGCCCCCATAGCGGAGAGAACATTCGCGTCGAACATTGGGTGGTGGCCGAACGGCAAGGGCAAATCGCGGCGCTCAATATGATCGGCCGGAGCGAGAAGTTTAATGCCGTACCGTTCTTCTGGAGCCAGCACTACGACGTCAGAATCAATTATGTCGGCCACGCGGAGGAGTGGGACGAGATCATGGTCGAAGGCGACATTTCCGGCACGGACTGTCTGCTGCGCTTCAAGCGCGACGGACGCGTACTGGCTGCCGCTTCGATATCCCGTGACATTGAAAATCTGATGATCGAGGTGGCAATGGAGGATGAAATGGTCGTCTGCTGACGAGGCAGATGCAGGCTTGCACCGCCGCAGCGAAGAAAGGAGGTCCTACCATGTCAACGTCGCCCGACCGCAATCCGGCTCCTGGCTTGCAGAGGACTACGCCCGCCAAGCACTACTCGAGGTCGATCATTTTCGTCGATGAGATTGCCAAGCACGAACCGCGCGGCACGTCGACCTCGGTTGATATTATTTCTCGCGATGGCATCAATTGGTACTGCCAGGTCCGTTGCGGCGAACAGAAGTCCCGGCCGATGGGGCCTTTCACCAAACGCAAGGCGGAGCAGGTTCAGGATGCCCGCAGGACGCGGATCGCGCAAATGGGCACGGCGTGGCTTATCTTTGAGCGAACCGGAGAGGACAGGTGATGACGCAAAATCAAGCAAGTTGTTTCGCGTGAAATAATCCTGGTCGAGTAAAGATGCCACTTCAGAAAGCC is a genomic window of Rhizobium etli 8C-3 containing:
- a CDS encoding FAD-dependent oxidoreductase, which produces MAAEHRSMNGPDLARGIRLADLPDGSKLVGHCGDAQVLLVRRGEEVFAVDAHCTHYNGPLADGLVAGDTVRCPWHHACFSLKTGEALRAPAFRPLACWWVEQRDGHLFVVGKRKRTEAATREFPVEAMPKKIVIIGGGAAGFAAAEKLRREQYAGSIVMLSDDEAAPVDRPNLSKDYLAGKAPESWIPLRGESYYSRNQIDLRLGTQAMSIEPRTREVILADGGSVSYEKLLLATGAEPVRLTIPGADQPHVLKLRSLADCRAIIERSATAHRVVVLGASFIGLEVAAALRARGIEVHVVAPDKHPMGRVLGPQMGDFIRTLHEKNGVVFHLEETASSINGNEVKLRGGGTLVADFLIVGIGVRPRTELAETAGLATDRGVVVNSFLETSEHGIFAAGDIARWPGPHSGENIRVEHWVVAERQGQIAALNMIGRSEKFNAVPFFWSQHYDVRINYVGHAEEWDEIMVEGDISGTDCLLRFKRDGRVLAAASISRDIENLMIEVAMEDEMVVC
- a CDS encoding DUF488 domain-containing protein; translation: MATKISGEDVKLKRAYESPTDSDGKRVLVDRLWPRGVRKTDAAIDYWAKELAPSTELRKWFAHDPSRWEEFRRRYTAEIEAHREEFDRLRDLALKGPITLVYAARDETHNDAVVLRELLLAHR
- the fsa gene encoding fructose-6-phosphate aldolase — its product is MKFFVDTADIAEIRELATAGVVDGVTTNPSLIAKTGRPIREVVKEICEAIEGPVSAEVTATEFDGMIAEGEQLASIAANVAVKVPSTWDGFRACRALSERGLEVNVTLCFSANQALFAAKAGAAYISPFVGRLDDIGLDGMEVVREIRAIYDNDKSFNTQILASSIRTPRAVTKAAMAGADIATVPPAVLRNLAKHPLTEKGLVSFLADWGRTGQAIL
- a CDS encoding LysR family transcriptional regulator: MDIELARTFLEIVSTGSFIRASERLNVAQTTVSARIRHLEQLLGRPLFIRNKGGASLTPAGEQFLRHAPTFVQLWQRTRQQVKVPAGRRAVLTVGSEVTLAQPLLLSWVIWIRQFLPDIALRVHVDVPQDLINQVASGMVDVAIMYAPQHRPGLRIDLLMEEKLVLVTTDPEAKRLEETSYIYMDWGPDFGRQHDMNFPDIAPDLSFDLGPLALGYVLESGGSGYFRMSAVEPHLAAGEIYLVPDMPQYSYPVYSVRSANADESVVGPALAGLRAISEGNIEA